Sequence from the uncultured Sunxiuqinia sp. genome:
TAGTAAGTCGTTATTTGTCCTCCCATATTTTTAAGTACAAGAGCAATATTGGTCAGTTTATCGAGGCTGGCATAGCTAACGCCGGCATCAACGGCCAAGCCAAATGACTGGTAAGCCTCAAACGACGATAAAATTGGCTTTAATGTAGCACCAACCTGAAACCGATTAAATTGCTTCGCCCAGATAATGTTTAGTGCATATTCTGAAGCATTGAATGTTCCACCACGCTGCCCGACTTCGTCAGCATAAGTGAATTTACCATAGTTGATATAATGCATTCCCAAAGCAAAAGTTCCAATGTCTCCATAATCTTTTGCAAACGAGGCATAGCCAAACTTAATATCATCAAAATAGCTGACGTAGTTCATCAACAGTTTCTGGTTCATAGATGGATGCAGCAAGGCTGGGTTGTTGTAGGCGACATTTAAATCGGTAGAGTCGTTTATTGCTACCTGATTGCCACCAAGTGCTGCCATGCGTGCAGAATTTGGCAAATTTAAAAACTCGTAAGTTGATTCACCCCCTACTTGAGCGTTTAAGCTAAAAGCTGTGAATAATAAAAATGAAAGTAAAATGAGCTGTCTGGTCATCATCCCTGTGGGCTGGTTTTACATCTAACGCCAAAGTTATTTTTTTATTTTAATAGCAAGATAGTTTTTAATGAATTTTCCCAAACATTCGACTTTGCAGAGTTTGTAGAATATTGATGTCCCGTTTTTGTTGAGTTTGGATTGAAAAAGAGAGCTTATTTCTCATTGACACAGGTACTCACTTCAAGGAGTTTTGGTTCTGGTAGTTGAAGGTGTTGATTGGGTTTTGAATTTCTGTGATGATTTGTTCAACCTCAAAATATACTCGAAGTTATAATGTTTGTTAACAGAATAATACGGTTCATTTTTTATTTTTGCAAGAGATGAAACGAGCACTGGTCTTCATACTGTCCGTATTTTATTTGTTGGTTACCGTTGGGTTGGCAGTTCAAGTACAATATTGCTCGGGCGAAATTGCATCTGTACAGCTTTTTTCGGAAACAAATTCTTGTTGTGGAGAAGAAAATTCATGTGATACAGACTGCTGCCACAATCAATCTCAGGTGATTCAGTTTGAAGAACAACAAATGCTTCTTAATAACTCTAAGCTGAAAGTAGAACAACCGATGTCTCAACAGGCTGTTTCTACCTTGGTTTATTCGCCTGATTTTTCCACGAAACAGCATGCCCCAATCATTATAAATACTTTTTATCCACCACCAAACGAGCCGGTTTGGTTACTGCATTGTTCCTTGGTTTACTACGGTTAGTTTTTAGTCGATTAACACTTAACGGGCCTTTAATTTTGATGGCCCGAATAGTCTTATGGTATCAATTAAAAACTAACAAAATGAGAACATCAATTTTATTTTCAGTTATACTTGGCCTGTTTTTCTCAGTGGCCGTTTTTGCCGAAAATGGCGGAAAAAAGAAAAAAGTAGAAACTCTTGAATTTGAAGTTTCCGGAGTTTGCGGTGCGTGTGAAAAACGTATTGAAAAAGTGGCATTAATAAAAGGCGTAAAAATGGCTGAATGGGACAAGCAAGCCCAAAAAATCAAAGTTATTTATTCCACTAAAAAGACGGATGAGAAAGCTATTCATCAGGCCATTGCGAAAGCCGGGCACGACACCAAAAAAGTGAAAGCCACCGATGAAGCTTACGCTCAATTAAACGATTGTTGCAAGTACCGCGACGGAGTAGAAAT
This genomic interval carries:
- the porQ gene encoding type IX secretion system protein PorQ, which codes for MMTRQLILLSFLLFTAFSLNAQVGGESTYEFLNLPNSARMAALGGNQVAINDSTDLNVAYNNPALLHPSMNQKLLMNYVSYFDDIKFGYASFAKDYGDIGTFALGMHYINYGKFTYADEVGQRGGTFNASEYALNIIWAKQFNRFQVGATLKPILSSFEAYQSFGLAVDAGVSYASLDKLTNIALVLKNMGGQITTYYEGANRESIPFDVQLGGSKKLAHAPFRLTATLQHLQKWTLAQPEEVDNGFETTIEEDDFGKKFLRHLVLGVELLPSDNFTIRAGYNYQRRQELLFKDKASTVGFSWGFGFKINRFHFNYGSARYHLAATSNHISVAINLHNSFN
- a CDS encoding heavy-metal-associated domain-containing protein — protein: MRTSILFSVILGLFFSVAVFAENGGKKKKVETLEFEVSGVCGACEKRIEKVALIKGVKMAEWDKQAQKIKVIYSTKKTDEKAIHQAIAKAGHDTKKVKATDEAYAQLNDCCKYRDGVEIH